Genomic segment of Candidatus Babeliales bacterium:
ACTTACGCGCTTCTGCAGGCAGCGACCCTACGTCACCGTTAGGTTCTTCTACAGACGACTCCAGTCATTCTAGCGGCTCCGCTTCACCGTTAAGCCACTCTGGTAGTTATTCTGAAAATGGTTCTAATAGCGAGGATATAACAAGAGATGCCAAAAAAATCCTCTCTGAGTCTGACTACCTCAAAAGAACAAAAGTAGAAGTATTATACCCTGATGGTACGGAGTATTCTGACAATTCTACGCCTCAAGATGATATTCTTACAAAACTACCATCTGATGAAGCTCTTAAACAATTTTTAAGTGGAGCTCCATTGCACACTGATGTACTCACACAATCACCATCGAGTGAAATTCCTGAGGAGACAACCACACAAAGCATTCCAAAACAGACTGAACCAAAAATAACTGTAGTTAGCTCTGCTGATAAAAAAACATTCTTTCAGCAACACCCACTATTTATGACAATCACCGGAACAGGTATGAGTTTTGTTGCATTGTTGATGCTACTTTATTGTATGGATCGTTTACCGAGCGACATGGCACAAATATTTGATACATATGTGTCAAAATTTCGCGCTGAACTATAGTTGCTTACAACTACCTGTGATTTTTCTTGATACTTTTATAATGCATAGGTAACCTTTGAAGTATGAAAATTTTTTTAGACACTGCAAACATTGAGCTCATTACACAATGGGCTCAAACCGGCCTTATCGATGGAGTTACCACTAATCCTACCCATTTAAGTAAAGAAGGTGGCAACCCAACACAAACAGTTCTCACTATTTGCGATATAGTACCATTGGGTGTTATTAGTGTTGAAGTGGTAGAAACTGATCCAGAATCTGTGTATCTGCAAGCACGCAAAATTGCATCATTATCAGACAACATTGCAGTAAAAATTCCTTGTCATGCGCACTATTATTCTGTCATCAGAAAACTTGTCGAAGAAGGCATTACACTCAATATTACGTTAGTGTTTTCTCTTGCGCAGGGATTAATGATGGCAAAACTTGGCGTAGCTTATATTTCTCCCTTTGTTGGAAGACTAGATGATATCGGGGCTGATGGTATTGAATTAATTAAGCAATTACGTCATATGCTTGATTGGTACGGATTTGAGACACAACTACTTGCAGCATCAATCCGCGATACACATCATTTTGAAAAAGCACTTATGGCAGGTGCCGACATTGCTACACTACCAATAGCAGTGTTTGAACAATCACTTGCACACCAGTTAACTGATAAAGGTATGGCACAATTTTTAGCTGACTGGAACAAACTTAATATTTCGCAATTTCCATAAGCGCTTGATCCTTCAACAAGTTCAGGATGAGCGCGGCTAAGAACTGAACTTGTATTTGTTATTTTAGAAATTAGTCTCACAGCAAAAATCATGCGTATTTTTTTTGTAACTAATAATTACACCCCTTACTCAGGCGGTGTCATTCAATCCATTACAGCTACAACCAATGCTTTACGTAAACAGGGCCACTATGTTTTTATTATAACGCTCAACTTTTTAGGGAAAAAACATGATGATCCCGATTATGTTATTCGCATTCCCTGCCCTATTAAATTCATGTACAAAAAAAATCACATGGCAATCCCGTGGCGTCCAACACATGCAATAACCACATTAATTAAAAAACATAAGCCCGATATTGTACATATTCATCATCCTTTTTTACTGGGAGCAAGCGCACTACGTGCTGCACGTAAGCACAGTATCCCCTGCGTATTTACGTATCATACAATGTATGAACACTATGCACACTATGTTCCGCTGCCACAAGTGTGTTTGCAACCAATCATTCGCACTACTGTACACCGATTTTGCAACAAGGTAGATGCCATCATTGCACCAAGTACAAATGTTAAAAATTATCTAGTATCACACAACATAACTGCTGCCATTACAATTATTCCTAGCCCACTACGAGAATGTTTTACTGGTTTTACAACCACTAAAACACAAACAAAAAAATCTCAATATTTTGAATTGTTACTTGTTAGTAGATTTGTACCCGAAAAAAACATTCCGTTTGTGTTTGATGTAATTCAATTATTACCAAACAATTTTCGTCTTATACTTGTTGGTTATGGTGCTGATTATAAAAAACTACAAGTATTAGCATTTGACACATTGCAGCTGTGCCCAACACGCGTACGATTTATTCATAAACCAACTCTGGAAAACTTATTAGCACTGTATTGCAATGCAGATCTATTCATTTTCCCCTCACAAA
This window contains:
- a CDS encoding transaldolase family protein, with protein sequence MKIFLDTANIELITQWAQTGLIDGVTTNPTHLSKEGGNPTQTVLTICDIVPLGVISVEVVETDPESVYLQARKIASLSDNIAVKIPCHAHYYSVIRKLVEEGITLNITLVFSLAQGLMMAKLGVAYISPFVGRLDDIGADGIELIKQLRHMLDWYGFETQLLAASIRDTHHFEKALMAGADIATLPIAVFEQSLAHQLTDKGMAQFLADWNKLNISQFP
- a CDS encoding glycosyltransferase — translated: MRIFFVTNNYTPYSGGVIQSITATTNALRKQGHYVFIITLNFLGKKHDDPDYVIRIPCPIKFMYKKNHMAIPWRPTHAITTLIKKHKPDIVHIHHPFLLGASALRAARKHSIPCVFTYHTMYEHYAHYVPLPQVCLQPIIRTTVHRFCNKVDAIIAPSTNVKNYLVSHNITAAITIIPSPLRECFTGFTTTKTQTKKSQYFELLLVSRFVPEKNIPFVFDVIQLLPNNFRLILVGYGADYKKLQVLAFDTLQLCPTRVRFIHKPTLENLLALYCNADLFIFPSQTDTQGIVLAESMSQGVPVVALDGPGQRDIIMNGINGFIVESAKDAAEKIIAIEHNPVLLQQLQYNSFKTGQRYYSATIIKQLVEFYTEQIS